CCAGCTTTACAAAAACTGAGTGCGGCATATCCTGGTTTAAATGTTTACACCGCCACGATTGATGAAATAGTCAATGATCAGGGATATATTGTACCGGGTTTAGGAGATGCAGGCGATCGCATCTTTGGCACATAAGCTAGTATGCAGCTAGGGAAGGAAAATAGCTGAACTAGAGATAAAAGTTGCAAGATTTCTTCAAGGCGGTAATGTATGAGTCAACGTGATGGTTTTGCTAGTGGCTTTTTAGCAGGGACGATTTTTGGGAGTATTGTTGGTGGTATTGTTGGGGCTGTGATTGTTTCTCGACAGAATGAGGAATTGACACCAGAAGAAGCCGAACTGACTAATGGCCAGACAGGGACGACGAAAAAAGTATCTCCCAAACGGCGACAGATGTACGCCTCCGAGAATGAGGCTATGGAAATTGAAACGGCTAGGCGATCGCTCGAAGATAAAATTGCCCAGCTGAATGCCACAATTGATGAAGTCAGACAGCAGCTGGGAAATGTCAACGGCAGTTCCACCCAGTCAGTCAATGACCGCTCTCTCACCCAAGACTCTTGAGAGTGGTTTATATTTAGCTTAGGTGCTAATAGTGGTGAATGCGGCAAACCGCACACTTCATGACATGGACTCAATTAAAATCAATAATAAGACCGTTTTTGACACTTAGCAGGAAACCAACATATCCATGAATTTACTGTTTACCACCTTGGCTACCTTCGTTCAGTTCTACAGCTATTTGCTAATTATTCGAGTTTTATTAACCTGGTTCCCCACAATCAACTGGTATAATCAGCCCTTTGCGGCTTTGGGACAGATAACCGATCCTTATCTCAATCTTTTCCGCTCAATTATTCCCCCATTGGGTGG
The Nodularia sp. LEGE 06071 genome window above contains:
- a CDS encoding YggT family protein, with the protein product MNLLFTTLATFVQFYSYLLIIRVLLTWFPTINWYNQPFAALGQITDPYLNLFRSIIPPLGGMDFSPILAFLALNLVGGLLRSLSALSFVQAF